The Equus przewalskii isolate Varuska chromosome 8, EquPr2, whole genome shotgun sequence genome has a window encoding:
- the FBXO32 gene encoding F-box only protein 32, translating into MPFLGQDWRSPGQSWVKTADGWKRFLDEKSGSFVSDLSSYCSKEVYNKENLFNSLNYDVAAKKRKKDMLNSKTKTQYFHQEKWIYVHKGSTKERHGYCTLGEAFNRLDFSTAILDSRRFNYVVRLLELIAKSQLTSLSGIAQKNFMNILEKVVLKVLEDQQNIRLIRELLQTLYTSLCTLVQRVGKSVLVGNINMWVYRMETILHWQQQLNNIQITRPAFKGLTFTDLPLCLQLNIMQRLSDGRDLVSLGQAALDLHVLSEDRLLWKKLCQYHFSERQIRKRLILSDKGQLDWKKMYFKLVRCYPRKEQYGDTLQLCRHCHILSWKGTDHPCTANNPESCSVSLSPQDFINLFKF; encoded by the exons ATGCCATTCCTCGGGCAGGACTGGCGGTCCCCCGGGCAGAGCTGGGTGAAAACGGCCGATGGCTGGAAGCGCTTCCTGGATGAGAAGAGCGGCAGCTTCGTGAGCGACCTCAGCAG TTACTGCAGCAAGGAAGTATACAATAAGGAGAACCTTTTCAACAGCCTGAACTATGATGTTGCagccaagaagagaaagaaggacatgCTGAATAGCAAAACCAAAACTCAGT ATTTCCACCAAGAAAAATGGATCTATGTTCACAAAGGAAGTACTAAAGAG CGCCATGGATATTGCACTCTGGGAGAAGCTTTCAACAGGCTGGACTTCTCCACTGCCATTCTGGATTCCAGAAGATTTAACTATGTCGTACGG CTGTTGGAACTGATAGCAAAGTCCCAGCTCACATCCCTGAGTGGCATCGCCCAAAAGAACTTCATGAACATTTTGGAAAAAGTGGTACTGAAAG TCCTTGAAGACCAGCAAAACATTAGACTAATAAGAGAGCTGCTCCAGACCCTCTACACGTCCTTGTGCACACTGGTGCAGAGAGTCGGCAAGTCTGTGCTGGTCGGGAACATTAACATGTGGGTGTATCGGATGGAGACGATTCTACACTGGCAGCAGCAGCTGAACAACATCCAAATCACCAGG CCTGCCTTCAAAGGCCTCACCTTCACTGACCTGCCGTTGTGCTTACAACTGAACATCATGCAGAGGCTGAGCGACGGACGCGATCTGGTCAGCCTGGGCCAGGCGGCCCTCGACCTGCACGTGCTCAGTGAGGACCGGCTGCTGTGGAAGAAGCTGTGTCAGTACCACTTCTCTGAGCGGCAG ATCCGCAAGCGATTAATTTTGTCAGACAAAGGACAACTGGATTGGAAGAAGATGTATTTTAAACTTGTGCGATGTTACCCACGGAAAGAGCAGTATGGAGACACCCTTCAGCTTTGCAGACACTGTCACATTCTTTCCTGGAAG GGCACTGACCACCCGTGCACAGCCAATAACCCGGAAAGCTGCTCTGTCTCACTTTCACCCCAGGACTTTATCAACTTGTTCAAGTTCTGA